In Bacteroides sp., the genomic stretch GGCAAGCTTTGATGCTAAAATATTTGCATAGGAGTTTTCCTGTGCAGCCTTGTAGATGGCACCATCGGCAAACCCGGATGCATAAGAATCTCCGGTCGAAACAAATCGTGTAAAGTCGGCTGTGCCGCTGGAGGTTTCAAATTCCTCCACCTCTGGTTTGCATGCCCCAATAATGGCAAGAATTGAAAGGTATATGATTATCTTATATTTCATGTCTTGATGGATTTAGGTTAAAAATTAAAGCTTACACCGATTCCGGGAATATTGGTGATTACCTTGTATGTGCCTGAGAAGTTTTCGGGGGTATAGCTCTTCTTTGCCTTCATGCCGAACAATTGAGCGAAAGAAATATCAATGCTCATCATCTCAATTGGCCTGAAGGATAATCCTGCAGTCCATGCCGCAGTATTCAGGCTGACTGTTTCCGGATTGAAGTAATTTTCATCGGTAGGGGTGGGGTCATAGTAAAACCCGGCCCTTAAATCCAGCTTGTCTGTAACAGACCATTGTGCACCAGCCCTGGTGATCAGCGTGTTTTTATACTCTCTTGGATTGGATGAGTCGAGTAAATCCCCGTTTTCTTCGAAAGTAAAATCCAGGGATTCGTACACACCCCAGAATACATAATTGAATTCAAGGGCAAACAGCCATTCTTCGGTAGCCTGGAATGCAAATCCAAAATCAAGGTTTGCCGGCAATGGCAGTTCTGCACTGAATTTGTTTTCGGAGGAGATGGTGGTTTGAAGGGATGGCGGAACAGTGAAGGCAGCATCACCATCTTCAACTTTCATTTTCATCTCGGAACGGTAATCTATGCCAAAGCTCCATTTCTCGTTTGGCACAAAACTGAAACCTAAGTTATATCCGATATTATTGGTTGATCCTTCCAGTTTAACGCTTGAATTTTCATTGTAAGGCAATGACTTCTGCAACTCCACATTTCCAATGGCATAGATCAGACCGGCTCCAATGCTGAATTTGTCAAAAAACTTATAAGCAATGGTTGGCTGGATAAAAATAGCTGAGAATGATATTTCCTGAAT encodes the following:
- a CDS encoding outer membrane protein transport protein; amino-acid sequence: IISNAVFEKEFTADQFRTENPISPPFYIYGAARIGDNFTIGVGAYTPYGSTAKWEATNDDGLIWAGRYLIQEISFSAIFIQPTIAYKFFDKFSIGAGLIYAIGNVELQKSLPYNENSSVKLEGSTNNIGYNLGFSFVPNEKWSFGIDYRSEMKMKVEDGDAAFTVPPSLQTTISSENKFSAELPLPANLDFGFAFQATEEWLFALEFNYVFWGVYESLDFTFEENGDLLDSSNPREYKNTLITRAGAQWSVTDKLDLRAGFYYDPTPTDENYFNPETVSLNTAAWTAGLSFRPIEMMSIDISFAQLFGMKAKKSYTPENFSGTYKVITNIPGIGVSFNF